A window of Maridesulfovibrio ferrireducens contains these coding sequences:
- a CDS encoding TRAP transporter large permease: MEPSTAGIIGVLVMLALFLTRMPVAYVMTLVGFSGFSILISMKGGLNLLSRSFYDSFSSYSLATIPLFILMGQLAFNSGISRKLYRAAYHFLGNIQGGLAMATVAACTAFGAVCGSSPATAATMATVGIPEMKRYGYANSLAAGSVASGGGLGMIMPPSVVLIVYGVLTEQSIGALFMAGIIPSFVLTVLFIIAIAIQCHRNPALGPKGETFTFTEKIRSLVGLADTFAIFGLVIGGMFYGFFTPNESAAVGVLGILVLGIIKRQLTWQAFVNSLHETLRTSCMVLLLVAGAVIFGKFLAVTRIPFNVAEWTASFDLHPLIIMTMILSIYFIGGCFMDALALIMLTIPVFYPVVMALGFDPIWFGIIIVLVTQIGVITPPVGINVYVVYGMAQKFEQSITLEEIFKGTIPFLLAIIVGLILFAIFPQIILFLPEAMY, from the coding sequence ATGGAACCGAGTACTGCCGGAATCATCGGAGTTTTAGTAATGCTGGCACTTTTTCTAACCCGCATGCCAGTTGCATATGTAATGACACTCGTGGGTTTTAGCGGATTTTCAATACTCATCTCTATGAAAGGAGGATTGAATTTATTATCCAGAAGCTTTTACGACTCATTTTCTTCATACAGTCTAGCAACTATTCCTCTTTTTATTTTGATGGGCCAGCTTGCTTTCAATAGCGGCATAAGTCGCAAGCTCTACCGGGCAGCTTACCATTTCCTCGGAAACATTCAGGGCGGATTAGCAATGGCAACAGTGGCCGCATGTACTGCCTTCGGGGCTGTATGCGGCTCAAGTCCTGCCACAGCAGCTACAATGGCGACAGTTGGTATCCCTGAAATGAAACGATATGGATATGCAAATTCCCTCGCAGCCGGCTCGGTAGCATCAGGCGGAGGACTTGGAATGATAATGCCGCCCAGTGTTGTTCTAATCGTTTATGGTGTCCTGACTGAGCAATCTATCGGCGCATTATTCATGGCAGGAATAATTCCATCATTTGTTCTTACCGTACTTTTTATTATCGCAATCGCTATTCAATGTCACAGAAACCCGGCTCTCGGACCCAAAGGTGAAACATTCACTTTTACTGAAAAGATACGTTCACTTGTCGGCCTTGCTGACACATTTGCAATATTCGGACTTGTAATCGGTGGAATGTTTTATGGCTTTTTCACCCCGAACGAATCTGCCGCAGTCGGTGTTCTTGGTATTCTAGTTCTTGGAATTATCAAACGACAACTAACATGGCAGGCTTTTGTGAATTCTCTTCACGAAACACTACGAACATCCTGCATGGTGCTTCTGCTAGTGGCCGGAGCAGTTATATTCGGTAAGTTTTTAGCCGTTACAAGAATTCCGTTCAACGTAGCAGAATGGACAGCTTCGTTTGACCTGCACCCACTTATCATCATGACCATGATCCTTAGCATATATTTCATAGGCGGATGTTTCATGGATGCTCTCGCGCTGATAATGCTCACAATCCCTGTTTTTTATCCTGTAGTAATGGCACTTGGATTTGACCCGATCTGGTTCGGAATAATCATCGTTCTGGTAACACAGATAGGAGTTATCACTCCTCCGGTAGGAATTAATGTCTATGTTGTTTACGGAATGGCGCAAAAGTTTGAACAATCAATAACTCTTGAAGAAATATTTAAGGGAACAATTCCATTCTTACTTGCGATCATAGTTGGACTTATTCTGTTCGCTATCTTCCCGCAAATTATTCTATTTTTGCCTGAAGCTATGTATTAA